The following proteins come from a genomic window of Larimichthys crocea isolate SSNF chromosome III, L_crocea_2.0, whole genome shotgun sequence:
- the arsk gene encoding arylsulfatase K → MKMKLLPLIFLFQTYGQSLGQNGSRPNIVMVMTDAFDGRLTFDPGSKVVKLPYVNYLRELGTTFLNAYTNSPICCPSRAAMWSGQFVHLTQSWNNYKCLHANATTWMDLLEANGYVTKMMGKLDYTSGSHSVSNRIEAWTRDVQFLLRQEGRPVTQLVGNMSTVRIMRKDWENTDKAAQWIHQRAASSQQPFALYLGLNLPHPYKTESLGPTAGGSTFLTSPYWLKKVSSELITVPKWLPMAAMHPVDYYSTFTKNCSGDFTEEEVRSIRAFYYAMCAEADAMLGQVISALRETGLLNNTVVIFTADHGELAMEHRQFYKMSMFEGSSHVPLLIMGPGLTSGLQVNQLASLVDLYPTVLDVAGVSAAGPVSGHSLVPLLSKARAFSKKQRPDWVLSEYHGCNVNASTYMLRRGRWKYIAYADGQSVPPQLFDITLDKDELHNVVLKFPDVQARLDKLLRSIVDYPRVSTIVHLYNKKSFADWQNSLGTNYSQVIANLRWHVDWQKDALANERAIDKWLYGSL, encoded by the exons ATGAAGATGAAACTGTTGCCTTTGATTTTCCTGTTTCAAACTTATGGTCAAAGTTTGGGCCAAAATGGAAGCAGACCCAACATAGTGATGGTGATGACTGATGCATTT GACGGCCGATTGACTTTTGATCCCGGCAGCAAAGTTGTGAAGCTGCCATATGTAAACTACCTCAGGGAGCTTGGTACCACATTCCTAAACGCTTACACCAACTCACCCATCTGCTGCCCCTCGAGAGCTG CAATGTGGAGCGGTCAGTTTGTTCACCTCACTCAGTCGTGGAACAACTACAAGTGCCTCCATGCGAATGCAACAACGTGGATGGATTTGCTGGAGGCGAATGGATATGTGACCAAGATGATGGGCAAGCTGGACTACACCTCAGGGAGCCACTCTGTCAG TAATCGGATCGAGGCCTGGACACGAGATGTTCAGTTCCTCCTGCGCCAAGAGGGCCGGCCTGTTACGCAACTTGTTGGTAACATGTCAACAGTAAGGATCATGAGAAAGGACtgggaaaacacagacaaggcTGCACAGTGGATCCACCAGAGAGCTGCATCCTCACAGCAGCCGTTCGCTCTTTATCTTGGCCTCAATCTACCTCATCCCTATAAAACTGAATCCCTGGGGCCCACCGCAGGAGGATCCACCTTCCTTACATCACCGTACTGGCTGAAAAAG gtGTCTTCTGAGCTCATCACTGTTCCTAAATGGCTGCCTATGGCTGCCATGCACCCTGTTGACTACTACTCCACCTtcaccaaaaactgcagtggTGATTTCACTGAGGAGGAAGTCAGAAGCATAAGGGCCTTCTATTATGCTATGTGTGCTGAAGCCGATGCAATGCTGG GCCAGGTGATTTCAGCTCTGAGAGAGACTGGCCTGCTCAACAACACTGTTGTGATCTTCACGGCTGACCACGGCGAGCTAGCCATGGAGCACCGGCAGTTCTACAAGATGTCAATGTTTGAAGGCAGTTCCCACGTTCCCCTGCTGATCATGGGACCTGGCCTGACGTCTGGCCTGCAGGTCAACCAGCTTGCGTCTTTGGTTGATCTCTATCCCACTGTGCTGG ACGTTGCTGGTGTTTCAGCAGCAGGTCCTGTCAGTGGCCACTCGCTCGTTCCTCTGCTATCTAAGGCCAGAGCTTTTTCCAAGAAGCAACGTCCAGACTGGGTTCTGAGTGAATATCATGGTTGTAATGTCAATGCCTCCACGTACATGCTTAGACGTGGCCGGTGGAAATATATTGCCTATGCAGATGGCCAGAGTGTCCCCCCACAGCTTTTTG atatAACACTGGATAAAGACGAACTTCATAATGTAGTGCTCAAATTCCCAGATGTGCAGGCGCGTCTGGACAAGCTGTTGCGTAGCATCGTAGACTATCCAAGAGTCTCCACAATTGTCCACCTctataataaaaaatcattCGCTGACTGGCAGAACAGTTTGGGTACAAACTACAGCCAGGTCATTGCTAACCTCAGGTGGCATGTGGATTGGCAAAAGGATGCGTTAGCCAATGAGAGAGCAATTGACAAGTGGCTGTATGGCTCTTTGTGA